In a single window of the Methanobacterium formicicum DSM 3637 genome:
- the cas5b gene encoding type I-B CRISPR-associated protein Cas5b, with translation MKASRILIEGWVTSFRYPAFISGFQPSLPVPPLSTIYGLISAAKGDLITPEDLSVGYIFTHRGKAVDLETIYELSGLKGKSNVIKREFLVDPKLYLYLDDPSYGKYFKNPHYPLLLGRSTDLVTVSQIKQVNLDERSNVQLGKTILPLGTEGAYGTIQALPTHFTDTIPRKAVGTKPFIMMNQFFDYTQECSYDEEMEWGIWFHKG, from the coding sequence ATGAAAGCTTCAAGGATCCTGATTGAAGGTTGGGTAACCTCCTTCAGGTACCCCGCCTTTATCAGTGGATTTCAACCATCTTTACCAGTACCTCCATTAAGCACGATATATGGCCTCATATCTGCTGCTAAAGGGGACTTAATTACTCCTGAAGATTTATCTGTAGGTTACATTTTCACTCATCGAGGGAAAGCCGTTGATCTTGAAACCATATATGAATTATCCGGGCTTAAGGGGAAATCAAACGTTATTAAAAGAGAATTTTTAGTGGATCCTAAGCTTTATCTATACCTTGATGATCCAAGTTATGGAAAATACTTCAAAAATCCTCATTATCCCCTCTTACTCGGAAGATCCACGGATCTTGTGACTGTAAGTCAAATCAAACAAGTAAACCTGGATGAAAGATCCAATGTACAATTAGGAAAAACAATCTTACCATTAGGCACAGAAGGGGCATATGGGACCATCCAAGCTCTTCCAACTCACTTCACAGATACAATACCACGTAAAGCTGTGGGCACAAAACCATTCATAATGATGAATCAATTCTTTGATTACACTCAAGAATGTTCTTATGATGAAGAAATGGAATGGGGAATCTGGTTCCATAAGGGGTAA